In a single window of the Lebetimonas sp. JH292 genome:
- a CDS encoding symporter small accessory protein codes for MSHFDIGVCSAFWLTILSALLCVIYGLINWNKGDEESNEILLKKWADEEKELNEELL; via the coding sequence ATGAGCCATTTTGATATAGGCGTCTGTTCAGCTTTTTGGCTGACAATACTAAGCGCCCTGCTTTGTGTGATTTACGGTTTGATTAATTGGAACAAAGGTGATGAGGAAAGCAATGAAATTCTTTTAAAAAAATGGGCCGATGAAGAAAAAGAGCTTAACGAGGAGTTACTATGA
- a CDS encoding cation:proton antiporter: MKLEIESLVVVALIIIAGIIALEISFSPAIFEIIAGSIAANFFHMGDLKWAEFLANVGLLGLMFFAGIESDLKLLKKNFIKAVFIGVSSFLLPFVSIFLIGKFILLYSLKASLLISIALSTTSLALVYPLLKDKNMLHLNSGQTLLTGAMIVDIISMFSLSFLFEGINYQNILFLGVLLIVMFVLPKLGEKLFARYTGNHIEFPIRFIIAILISIGFLSKEIHINEAVLAFALGIFFSEFLKENEMIEKKLRAIIFGFVAPFFFFKAGYSIKLDVINFKILFLSIILGIIAFGTKYLATVIATKPFFKKTVYKIAGLFFNMRLTFGIVASVFGLEFKIIDVNTYVSLLLIIISTSLAASVLMKRMPSEITEEELEDFIL; the protein is encoded by the coding sequence ATGAAACTTGAAATAGAGAGTCTGGTAGTAGTGGCATTAATAATAATTGCCGGAATTATTGCACTTGAGATTAGTTTTTCCCCTGCTATTTTTGAAATTATAGCGGGAAGTATAGCCGCTAATTTTTTCCATATGGGTGATTTAAAATGGGCGGAATTTCTGGCAAATGTGGGACTTTTGGGGCTTATGTTTTTTGCGGGTATAGAGAGTGATTTAAAACTTCTTAAGAAAAATTTTATAAAAGCCGTTTTTATAGGGGTGTCTTCTTTTTTATTGCCGTTTGTTTCAATATTTCTGATTGGTAAATTTATTTTACTTTATTCCCTTAAAGCGTCTTTGCTAATAAGCATAGCGCTTTCCACCACGTCTCTGGCGCTCGTGTATCCGCTTTTAAAAGATAAAAATATGCTTCATCTTAATTCCGGTCAGACGCTTCTGACCGGGGCTATGATTGTGGATATAATCAGTATGTTTTCACTGAGCTTTTTGTTTGAAGGAATAAATTATCAGAATATTCTTTTTTTAGGCGTACTGTTAATAGTAATGTTTGTTTTGCCTAAATTAGGTGAAAAATTATTTGCCAGATACACAGGCAATCATATAGAATTTCCTATAAGGTTTATTATTGCAATTTTAATTTCAATCGGTTTTCTCTCAAAAGAGATACATATTAACGAAGCTGTTTTAGCGTTTGCCTTGGGAATATTTTTTTCTGAATTTTTAAAAGAAAATGAAATGATAGAAAAAAAATTAAGGGCTATAATTTTTGGTTTTGTGGCTCCTTTTTTCTTTTTTAAAGCGGGATATTCAATTAAACTTGACGTTATTAATTTTAAGATTTTATTTTTGAGTATAATACTTGGAATTATAGCGTTTGGCACAAAATATCTGGCGACCGTAATTGCGACAAAACCTTTTTTTAAAAAAACTGTATATAAAATTGCGGGGCTTTTTTTTAATATGAGACTTACATTTGGAATAGTGGCGAGTGTTTTTGGACTTGAATTTAAAATTATTGATGTAAATACTTATGTTTCTCTGTTATTAATTATAATTTCAACATCTTTGGCCGCCTCTGTTTTAATGAAAAGAATGCCGAGTGAAATTACAGAGGAAGAGCTGGAAGATTTTATCCTCTAA
- the uvrC gene encoding excinuclease ABC subunit UvrC, whose amino-acid sequence MQKKIKNLPPKPGVYQYFDKNGKLLYVGKAKNLKKRVKSYFRFNPFRAADNLAPRIYKMINEAKELNYIVVESESDALILENSLIKQLKPKYNILLRDDKTYPYIYVDMDELFPRLEITRKIIKGKNIKYFGPFSSGAGAILKTIYEDIPLVQSKNCIKGKKACLYYQIGKCLAPCVGKITPEEYKKYINKAIELILDKEKILNILYKKMEKFAKNLQFEEAAEIRDRIKSIENAEIYSNVDLAKLEDLDIFVVETFNNKAVIIRIFVREGKVVSGTHNIINAQTEIDKNETYKRAILEFYNRETPFTSSKILVGEDFEERTALSKFLSEKFKRKISIVTPTTKERKNLINLAKINANEIMKNQKENNILFEIKKLFNLQNIPYKIEVFDTSHMHGEATVGAMVVWENEEFKKSEYRHYHLEGKDEYSQMKELLTRRAKSFDKTPPPELWLIDGGPAQINIAKEIIDSTGANVDILGIAKEKIDAKAHRAKGKAKDKIYFNWKMDNGEYKIEKIELNENDKRLMFLQKLRDEAHRFAIEFHRKTKRKNDTQIELLNIKGIGKAKMTKLINYFGTFENIKNASLKDLEKVLNKKDALILYNFYKEKK is encoded by the coding sequence TTGCAAAAAAAAATAAAAAATTTACCGCCCAAACCGGGAGTTTATCAGTATTTTGACAAAAACGGCAAACTGTTGTATGTGGGAAAAGCAAAAAACCTGAAAAAAAGAGTAAAAAGCTATTTTAGATTTAATCCTTTCAGAGCGGCGGATAATTTAGCCCCGAGAATATATAAAATGATAAATGAGGCAAAAGAGCTAAATTATATAGTCGTCGAAAGTGAAAGTGACGCACTTATACTTGAAAATTCTTTAATTAAACAGTTAAAACCCAAATATAATATTCTTTTAAGGGATGATAAAACATATCCTTATATTTATGTGGATATGGATGAGCTTTTCCCGAGACTTGAAATAACAAGAAAAATAATAAAAGGCAAAAATATAAAATATTTCGGACCCTTCAGCAGCGGTGCGGGTGCAATTTTAAAAACAATATACGAAGATATTCCCCTTGTTCAGTCAAAAAACTGCATAAAAGGAAAAAAAGCATGCCTTTATTATCAGATAGGAAAATGTTTAGCGCCATGCGTTGGTAAGATTACCCCGGAAGAATATAAAAAATATATAAATAAAGCAATTGAACTAATCCTTGACAAAGAAAAAATTCTAAATATTCTTTATAAAAAAATGGAAAAATTTGCCAAAAACCTTCAATTCGAAGAAGCAGCTGAAATCAGAGACAGAATAAAATCTATCGAAAATGCCGAAATTTATTCTAATGTGGATTTGGCAAAACTTGAAGATTTGGACATTTTTGTTGTAGAAACATTTAATAATAAGGCTGTAATAATCAGAATATTTGTAAGGGAAGGAAAAGTAGTCTCCGGCACTCATAATATAATAAATGCTCAAACTGAAATAGATAAAAATGAAACCTATAAAAGAGCTATTTTAGAATTTTATAACAGAGAAACTCCTTTTACATCCTCAAAAATTTTAGTGGGTGAAGATTTTGAGGAAAGAACTGCTTTAAGCAAATTTTTAAGTGAAAAATTCAAAAGAAAAATTTCAATAGTTACACCGACCACAAAAGAGAGAAAAAATTTAATAAATTTGGCTAAAATTAATGCAAATGAAATTATGAAAAACCAAAAAGAAAACAATATTCTATTTGAAATAAAAAAGCTGTTTAATTTACAAAACATACCATATAAAATAGAAGTATTCGACACTTCCCATATGCATGGAGAGGCAACAGTCGGGGCAATGGTGGTTTGGGAAAATGAAGAATTCAAAAAGTCTGAATACAGACACTATCATCTTGAGGGAAAAGACGAATATTCCCAAATGAAAGAGCTTTTGACAAGAAGGGCAAAAAGTTTTGACAAAACACCCCCGCCGGAGCTTTGGCTCATTGACGGGGGGCCTGCCCAGATAAATATAGCAAAGGAAATAATTGACTCAACAGGAGCAAATGTTGATATTTTAGGCATTGCAAAAGAAAAAATAGACGCTAAAGCCCACAGGGCCAAAGGAAAAGCAAAAGACAAAATTTATTTTAATTGGAAAATGGATAACGGAGAATACAAAATCGAAAAAATAGAACTTAATGAAAATGATAAAAGACTTATGTTTCTTCAAAAATTAAGGGATGAAGCACACAGATTCGCAATTGAATTTCATCGTAAAACAAAAAGAAAAAACGACACTCAAATTGAACTTTTAAACATCAAAGGCATAGGAAAAGCAAAAATGACAAAACTGATAAACTATTTTGGAACATTTGAAAATATTAAAAACGCATCTTTAAAAGATTTGGAAAAGGTTTTAAATAAAAAAGATGCATTGATTTTATATAATTTTTATAAAGAAAAAAAATGA